Proteins encoded by one window of Paenibacillus sp. DCT19:
- a CDS encoding NAD(P)-dependent oxidoreductase, translating into MHIVILGATGRVGRHIVDLALMDGHHVTALVRSPDKLKLEDRNLTMVPGNALNQEDLAHVIKGTDVVISALNTDGTTTLSESMPLLIEAMYIEGIQRIITIGTAGILQSRISPDLLRYQSSESKRKSTRAAEEHHRVYTLLQQSKLDWTIVCPTYLPDGERIGTYRVERDVLPEGGVEISVMDTTEFAYKQITDHSYIKSRVGISY; encoded by the coding sequence ATGCACATTGTAATTCTTGGGGCAACTGGGCGAGTAGGAAGGCATATCGTTGATCTAGCGCTTATGGATGGACACCATGTCACTGCATTGGTTCGGAGCCCAGATAAGTTGAAGCTTGAAGATCGTAATCTAACTATGGTTCCTGGTAATGCACTAAATCAAGAGGATCTTGCACATGTCATCAAGGGGACAGACGTCGTGATTAGTGCATTGAACACAGATGGAACAACCACGCTGTCTGAGAGTATGCCACTCCTCATTGAAGCTATGTATATTGAAGGCATTCAACGTATCATAACGATCGGAACCGCTGGTATTCTGCAAAGTAGGATCTCTCCGGATCTTCTACGATATCAATCTAGTGAATCTAAACGGAAATCAACTCGTGCAGCAGAGGAACATCATCGTGTATATACATTGCTTCAACAATCTAAACTGGACTGGACGATCGTCTGTCCTACATATTTACCAGATGGAGAACGTATCGGTACGTATCGGGTTGAGCGGGATGTTTTGCCTGAAGGCGGCGTTGAAATATCTGTTATGGATACAACAGAATTCGCTTACAAGCAGATCACGGATCATTCGTATATCAAGTCTCGTGTGGGAATTTCTTATTAA
- a CDS encoding DUF4179 domain-containing protein — protein sequence MKASNQPFTEQNLANIKRLFYEKVAMNESGTDKPSAVSHDFPITLTQTRTRKKRVRKAILIPVTAALSLCLVTGAAASVGMIDLSSVLHFLGEDRLSILKPVHQVSEDQGIRMEVIGAARDGNTTEIYVALTDLTGHRIDNTLDIYDFRVSGGRANNAQVVHYDESKQTAIVRFLIQGKVSAQRITVRINTMMSGAARNDDYRVPVDWDKLLQEKNTASYDILDRETDSINGVGGEAGNELWEIGKIPVLHQDVTQIHVEGMDWMHISNIGFIDDQLHIQTNPDKEIGEYNHGHFYFTNEQGKKLDIPEYSISYGHYMKDGVGYGGDYIEYVYDLSALSKAGQLHQLKLKGSFTNITEVLKGNWTTTFDLKKDAVRKVGAIQLSDPDGSQVPISIQLSTIGVTLTGEKLEKIPLNDLRMEIYLKDGSRLNAVSGFISLDQDLLKWISHQQSRCMM from the coding sequence ATGAAAGCATCCAACCAACCGTTCACGGAACAAAATCTTGCTAACATTAAGCGACTGTTCTATGAAAAAGTAGCGATGAATGAATCCGGAACGGATAAACCATCCGCTGTATCTCATGATTTCCCCATAACTCTAACACAGACCAGAACTCGGAAAAAAAGGGTTCGTAAAGCGATATTAATCCCTGTTACTGCTGCACTTTCCTTATGCCTGGTGACGGGGGCTGCTGCTTCTGTGGGAATGATAGATTTATCTTCAGTTCTACATTTTCTGGGCGAAGATCGTTTAAGTATTCTGAAGCCTGTGCATCAGGTCAGTGAGGATCAGGGGATTCGGATGGAAGTTATTGGTGCAGCTAGGGACGGGAACACCACGGAGATCTATGTTGCGCTCACTGACCTAACAGGGCATCGCATTGACAATACATTGGATATTTATGATTTCAGAGTATCTGGAGGAAGGGCAAATAACGCACAGGTTGTGCATTACGATGAATCGAAGCAAACAGCCATCGTTCGTTTTCTCATTCAAGGAAAAGTCAGCGCACAACGAATTACGGTTCGCATTAATACGATGATGTCAGGCGCAGCACGTAATGATGATTATCGTGTGCCTGTGGACTGGGACAAATTACTGCAAGAAAAGAACACCGCAAGCTACGATATTCTGGATAGAGAAACTGATTCTATCAACGGAGTCGGCGGTGAAGCCGGTAATGAGTTGTGGGAGATCGGCAAGATTCCTGTACTCCATCAAGATGTAACCCAGATCCATGTAGAGGGAATGGATTGGATGCACATTTCGAATATTGGCTTTATTGATGATCAGTTACACATTCAGACTAATCCAGACAAGGAGATCGGGGAGTACAATCATGGTCACTTCTACTTTACGAATGAGCAAGGAAAAAAGCTTGATATACCCGAATACTCCATTAGCTACGGGCATTATATGAAGGATGGCGTGGGATATGGAGGAGACTATATTGAGTACGTGTATGATCTATCTGCTCTGTCCAAAGCTGGTCAATTGCATCAGTTAAAGCTTAAGGGGAGCTTCACCAACATCACAGAAGTCTTGAAGGGAAACTGGACAACCACGTTTGACCTCAAAAAGGATGCTGTACGCAAAGTGGGAGCTATCCAGCTTTCTGATCCAGACGGTTCACAAGTTCCGATCTCTATTCAACTTTCTACCATCGGAGTTACTCTTACAGGAGAGAAACTAGAGAAGATTCCACTGAATGATCTGCGTATGGAGATTTATCTAAAAGACGGTTCGCGACTTAATGCCGTCTCCGGTTTTATTAGTCTGGATCAGGATCTCCTCAAGTGGATATCCCATCAACAATCCCGGTGCATGATGTGA
- a CDS encoding CBO0543 family protein has translation MLVNIIVGFVIPVIIGGWILRRQFKIIFVYYPLGIATSACINSVGFNFFWNILPNTRNQSYAALPMDLGIYPMAGCLMMYYILVHKKKPWPSILVAAATLTLIEWIAKIMGHVVYFNGWNIFWTFCSYFLPFVLAYAYSKVFAHLFLK, from the coding sequence ATGCTAGTTAATATTATTGTGGGATTTGTTATCCCTGTTATTATAGGTGGGTGGATATTAAGGCGACAATTTAAAATAATTTTCGTTTATTATCCGCTCGGGATAGCCACTTCAGCATGCATTAACAGCGTAGGCTTTAATTTTTTCTGGAACATCCTTCCCAACACGAGGAACCAATCCTATGCAGCTCTTCCGATGGACTTAGGCATCTATCCGATGGCCGGTTGTCTAATGATGTACTATATTCTTGTACATAAGAAAAAGCCTTGGCCGTCGATCCTTGTGGCAGCAGCTACCCTAACATTAATTGAATGGATCGCCAAGATCATGGGGCACGTTGTTTATTTTAATGGGTGGAATATCTTTTGGACGTTCTGCTCTTATTTTCTGCCGTTTGTACTCGCATATGCCTATAGCAAAGTGTTTGCACATCTCTTTTTGAAGTAA
- the map gene encoding type I methionyl aminopeptidase: protein MIAKTEEDFNGLKAIGKIVAMIRDELVQKTVPGITTKELDDLAGELFEKEGAISAPKSEYDFPGFTCISVNEEVAHGIPGERVIQEGDLVNIDVSGSKNGYFADTGISFVVGEGDDVRTKVCEVAKLAFEAGLKKAKPGSKKSGIGKAVFQTARQNDLTVIKNLTGHGIGRTIHEAPDHIYNYNDTSDDELLKEGMVIAFEPFVSTLEEEVFQKQDGWTFATEKSHVAQMEHTIILTKQGPIIITL from the coding sequence ATGATTGCAAAAACAGAAGAAGATTTTAATGGATTGAAGGCAATTGGTAAGATCGTAGCGATGATTCGTGATGAATTAGTACAAAAAACCGTTCCTGGCATTACAACAAAAGAGCTTGATGATCTTGCGGGTGAGCTATTTGAAAAAGAAGGCGCCATTTCCGCTCCGAAAAGTGAGTATGATTTCCCTGGATTTACGTGTATCAGCGTTAATGAAGAAGTAGCTCATGGTATTCCCGGAGAACGTGTAATTCAAGAAGGAGATCTCGTGAACATTGATGTATCTGGATCGAAAAATGGTTATTTTGCAGATACAGGGATTTCTTTTGTCGTAGGTGAAGGGGATGATGTACGTACTAAGGTCTGTGAAGTGGCTAAACTGGCATTCGAAGCTGGTCTGAAAAAAGCAAAACCGGGTTCCAAAAAAAGCGGGATCGGTAAAGCTGTATTCCAAACGGCAAGGCAGAATGACCTAACGGTTATCAAAAACCTCACAGGACACGGAATTGGACGTACAATACATGAAGCTCCTGACCACATTTATAACTATAACGATACTTCGGATGATGAGTTGTTAAAAGAAGGTATGGTTATCGCATTTGAACCGTTTGTCTCTACCTTGGAAGAAGAAGTATTCCAGAAGCAAGATGGCTGGACATTTGCAACAGAGAAAAGTCATGTCGCTCAAATGGAGCATACCATTATCCTTACAAAACAAGGTCCAATTATCATTACACTTTAA
- a CDS encoding WG repeat-containing protein, with protein MSISEPLLVQIVHQHIPAGATVVTIDKPVKHPAIYAADLTGDGIPEIATVYQLNGELYLLVLKFYNGQWIKMSLTKGLGYRVTLLTAAPVTSTSRNNLIVGWQLGAIWSKLAVYDWTDSGLKDLSPEDVVFSHAEIIDMPGQHGRDGKVEIALWIHDTGEAYRVDIIRWQNGKWVSAPDVYPYYFPKVVQYYEKLTQHYPDYIFYWSYLADAQYKAGMFPAALASVQKALSFTDPYPSKEALLALEKSIKQAMESGSHAREVTWLYPVSVRTVHGTRWGYMDEQGHIRLEPVLDDARDFQPNGLAVVVQNGKAGVINLNGQFVVQPLYDSINSYVEGRAIVIDAQGFKMIDEQGHVLTRRAYPFIADLSDGRALFYDTDSSTGGGTSKYGYLDQSGQEAIKAQFQSAYDFQQGKAVVQIKENEYALIDLNGNRLATYPYPYVGPLGDGMLAFQKETAGKYGYIDERGNIIIQPQFSTALPFHNGLAIVNTSADYKSTYGVITRQGQFVIQPTYNDIRELGEQRFALGQAIDPEQPYIGSLYAIADESGKLLSPFTYRDVGQFKQGLLSASDGKRTYLLDRSGQPAPGYPQVEGSGTLEVVAPNLIKAFVDQRLSYVNRSGQVIWKQNTIVPLHPPYRVREEKYKPNPDYLVYYPQVEGMADQAAQLGVNAKLKSLSQVKPIPADQKLDYSYTGDFDITFYKQQLLQLQLTGYNYPFGAAHGMPTMIYAIINLTNGRMYELKDLFKTNSDYVKVLSRIVADQIKNDPQYSYVFPDTYEGISPDQPFFVTADALHLYFAPYEIAPYAAGFPTFNIPFTQIKDIINTEGEFWKAFHM; from the coding sequence ATGTCTATAAGCGAGCCGCTACTTGTTCAGATTGTCCATCAACATATCCCGGCTGGTGCAACAGTCGTCACAATTGATAAACCGGTGAAACATCCCGCCATTTATGCTGCTGACCTGACGGGAGATGGTATCCCAGAAATTGCTACAGTCTATCAGTTGAATGGTGAACTATACCTACTCGTTCTGAAGTTTTATAACGGTCAATGGATCAAGATGTCGCTTACCAAAGGACTGGGATATCGGGTTACGTTACTCACGGCTGCGCCAGTTACATCTACCTCTAGAAATAATCTTATTGTAGGGTGGCAGCTAGGTGCAATCTGGTCGAAGCTGGCTGTATACGATTGGACGGATTCTGGCTTAAAGGATCTATCACCAGAAGATGTCGTATTTAGCCATGCAGAGATTATTGATATGCCAGGACAGCATGGACGAGATGGCAAAGTAGAAATTGCACTATGGATTCATGATACAGGCGAAGCTTACCGGGTAGATATCATCCGCTGGCAAAATGGGAAGTGGGTATCTGCACCGGACGTCTATCCCTACTATTTCCCCAAAGTGGTGCAATATTATGAGAAGCTGACGCAGCATTATCCAGACTATATTTTCTACTGGAGTTATCTCGCAGACGCACAATATAAGGCAGGCATGTTCCCAGCTGCACTGGCTTCTGTCCAGAAAGCATTAAGCTTCACTGACCCCTATCCATCCAAAGAGGCATTACTTGCTCTTGAGAAAAGCATTAAGCAAGCCATGGAAAGTGGCAGTCATGCGCGCGAGGTCACGTGGTTATATCCCGTTTCCGTTAGAACCGTACATGGGACTCGGTGGGGGTACATGGATGAACAAGGTCATATTCGATTGGAGCCTGTACTAGACGATGCGCGTGATTTTCAACCGAACGGTCTGGCCGTTGTCGTGCAAAATGGGAAAGCTGGCGTCATTAATTTGAATGGACAATTTGTCGTTCAGCCACTTTACGATAGTATTAATTCGTATGTGGAAGGTCGAGCGATCGTTATCGATGCCCAAGGTTTCAAAATGATTGATGAACAAGGACATGTCTTGACCCGACGAGCCTATCCATTTATTGCGGATCTATCTGATGGTCGTGCTTTATTTTACGATACGGACAGCAGCACAGGCGGTGGAACCAGCAAATATGGTTATCTAGATCAATCAGGTCAAGAGGCCATTAAGGCACAGTTCCAGTCAGCCTATGATTTTCAGCAAGGGAAGGCCGTCGTGCAGATTAAGGAGAATGAGTATGCGTTAATTGACCTCAACGGTAACAGACTCGCAACGTATCCTTACCCGTATGTCGGCCCACTAGGCGACGGAATGCTTGCATTCCAGAAGGAGACAGCAGGCAAATATGGATATATCGATGAACGTGGCAATATTATCATTCAGCCCCAGTTCAGCACAGCACTTCCGTTTCATAACGGGCTTGCCATTGTTAACACCTCAGCGGACTACAAATCAACTTATGGTGTAATTACTCGGCAAGGGCAATTCGTCATTCAGCCAACCTATAACGATATTCGAGAGCTGGGAGAGCAGCGATTTGCGCTTGGTCAAGCGATTGATCCCGAACAGCCTTACATTGGTTCCTTGTATGCAATCGCGGATGAATCTGGGAAGTTACTCTCGCCATTCACGTATCGGGATGTGGGACAGTTTAAACAGGGATTACTTTCCGCGTCAGATGGCAAACGCACCTATTTGCTAGATCGCAGTGGTCAGCCCGCTCCAGGATATCCTCAGGTGGAAGGCTCGGGTACGCTTGAGGTTGTAGCTCCGAATTTGATCAAAGCATTTGTCGACCAACGTTTATCCTATGTGAATCGAAGCGGACAGGTGATATGGAAACAAAATACGATCGTGCCGCTCCATCCACCGTACCGTGTGCGTGAGGAAAAGTATAAGCCTAACCCGGATTATTTAGTTTATTATCCGCAAGTTGAAGGGATGGCAGATCAAGCCGCACAGCTTGGGGTGAATGCCAAACTAAAATCCTTATCACAGGTTAAGCCTATTCCTGCGGATCAGAAGTTAGATTATTCCTATACGGGCGACTTTGACATTACCTTCTACAAGCAGCAGTTACTTCAATTACAGCTCACAGGGTACAACTATCCGTTTGGTGCGGCACATGGCATGCCTACGATGATATACGCCATTATTAATCTAACGAATGGACGTATGTATGAGCTCAAAGACTTATTTAAAACAAACAGTGACTACGTCAAGGTTCTAAGTCGAATTGTAGCTGATCAGATCAAGAATGATCCACAATATTCGTATGTGTTTCCTGATACGTATGAGGGCATTAGCCCAGATCAGCCGTTCTTTGTGACAGCAGATGCACTGCATCTGTATTTTGCACCTTATGAGATTGCACCTTATGCCGCTGGATTCCCAACCTTCAACATTCCGTTTACCCAGATCAAAGATATCATCAATACCGAAGGCGAGTTCTGGAAGGCTTTCCATATGTAA
- a CDS encoding Imm26 family immunity protein: MMKSIKRRRIKLGEVYAIDLPNGKVAFGRRFKDTCIAIYSYIGSSYEDTPQEEDYQFVIGVYDDVLKSGQWPVVDHRPFANEEEAWPPPMCVIDQLSGEYSLYHKGEMRHSSQQECKGLEIAAVWEAYHIVDRITGNDKWHKNPLS, from the coding sequence ATGATGAAAAGTATAAAACGTAGGAGAATAAAACTTGGAGAGGTGTATGCCATTGATTTGCCTAACGGCAAAGTTGCTTTTGGCAGAAGGTTCAAGGATACATGTATAGCTATTTATAGTTACATTGGGAGTTCCTATGAAGATACACCCCAGGAAGAGGATTATCAATTTGTAATAGGTGTGTATGATGATGTGTTAAAGTCAGGTCAATGGCCTGTCGTTGATCACCGTCCGTTTGCAAACGAAGAAGAAGCCTGGCCACCTCCGATGTGCGTCATCGACCAGTTGTCAGGTGAATATTCGTTGTACCATAAGGGTGAAATGCGACATTCGAGTCAGCAGGAATGCAAAGGCTTAGAAATCGCTGCTGTGTGGGAAGCGTATCACATTGTGGATAGAATAACAGGCAATGATAAGTGGCATAAAAATCCTTTAAGTTAA
- a CDS encoding ferritin-like domain-containing protein has translation MYTAYPAHYYYRQGFTPIWATSANEALALMKMAVQGEKSDELFYDALIKLAPNANQAMIITSIRNDERAHNQMFREMYKDLTGQDIGQESQATAEPVDSYLSGLQTAFQGN, from the coding sequence ATGTATACGGCATATCCGGCGCACTATTATTACAGGCAAGGCTTTACACCCATCTGGGCAACATCTGCGAATGAAGCTCTTGCATTAATGAAGATGGCAGTTCAAGGGGAAAAAAGTGATGAGTTATTTTATGATGCTCTCATCAAGCTTGCTCCCAATGCGAACCAGGCTATGATTATTACGAGCATTCGAAATGATGAACGTGCACATAATCAGATGTTTAGAGAAATGTATAAAGATTTAACGGGTCAGGACATTGGTCAGGAGAGTCAGGCCACGGCTGAACCGGTTGATTCTTATCTGAGTGGTCTGCAGACTGCTTTTCAAGGGAATTAA
- a CDS encoding sigma-70 family RNA polymerase sigma factor, producing MNEEQIRHAIASGDAEAMEWVMNHYAGLLWKIVHSILYQASTEDIEECVADTFFTFWQNPDAFQSGRSSLKNYLATIAKHKAIDRYRKLSRRSELTYEEEIHAQHSEDLLIQVISKENDVELKQMIESFPELEREIMKRRFYDGQRPMKYRRHYLCTSGKFTISCIAPDSA from the coding sequence GTGAACGAAGAACAGATTAGACATGCCATAGCAAGCGGTGATGCTGAAGCGATGGAATGGGTGATGAACCATTACGCTGGTTTGTTATGGAAAATCGTACATTCTATTCTCTATCAGGCATCGACTGAAGATATTGAAGAATGCGTAGCTGATACATTTTTTACATTTTGGCAAAATCCAGATGCATTTCAATCCGGCCGAAGTAGTCTCAAGAATTATCTGGCAACGATCGCCAAACATAAAGCGATTGACCGCTATCGAAAACTAAGTCGCAGATCAGAGCTTACATATGAAGAAGAGATTCATGCGCAGCATTCGGAAGACTTGCTCATCCAGGTGATTAGTAAGGAGAACGATGTGGAGCTTAAACAAATGATAGAGTCTTTTCCAGAGCTAGAACGTGAGATCATGAAGCGTCGATTTTACGATGGGCAACGCCCCATGAAATATCGAAGGCATTATCTCTGCACGTCAGGCAAGTTCACAATAAGCTGTATCGCTCCAGACAGCGCTTGA
- a CDS encoding AraC family transcriptional regulator: protein MHSAKFKGENDIVFNVIFRKSFFSSNFLSQIADKGILGDFFLNAIIDNRSHDNYLVFQTQDNPKFLSIVNLLLFEYYWPSTCHTSLVEHYLSILFLELINTLHQYTESNYLIDDNQKNMMKILNYIEGNFSNCSLEDLTKHTHFSTSYIFKLLKSMTGSSFSTLKLQQQLKRAEFLLVNTSLPISEIIEQIGLKNPTYFYNKFKEVYNKTPSEYRKIYARIT, encoded by the coding sequence ATGCACAGCGCCAAGTTTAAAGGTGAGAATGATATTGTATTTAATGTCATTTTCCGTAAATCATTCTTTAGTTCAAATTTCTTGTCTCAGATAGCTGATAAAGGGATCCTGGGGGATTTCTTTTTAAATGCAATCATCGACAATAGATCACACGATAATTATCTAGTTTTTCAAACTCAAGATAATCCCAAGTTTCTTTCTATCGTAAACTTGTTATTATTTGAGTATTATTGGCCTTCTACCTGTCATACAAGTCTCGTGGAGCACTATTTATCTATTCTGTTTTTAGAATTAATTAATACTCTTCATCAGTATACAGAGAGTAATTATCTAATTGATGATAATCAAAAGAACATGATGAAAATTTTAAACTATATCGAAGGAAACTTCTCAAACTGTTCTTTAGAAGATCTGACTAAGCATACCCATTTTTCAACAAGTTATATCTTTAAATTGCTTAAGTCCATGACAGGAAGTAGCTTTTCTACATTGAAACTTCAACAGCAATTGAAACGAGCTGAATTCTTACTAGTTAACACATCGCTGCCAATTAGCGAGATTATTGAGCAAATTGGACTTAAGAATCCTACCTATTTTTATAATAAATTTAAAGAGGTTTATAATAAAACACCGTCCGAATACAGAAAAATATATGCACGTATAACATAA
- a CDS encoding DKNYY domain-containing protein — MTSNLFVTEANRVLLKQEEGEPTPIKGGITSEGFSIIHSFYRGWIPFGYLRDVQGVWWFDGRKTKATLVTRDVEQFQVLGDDYGLDAKHVYLEDKLIPESNAASFELLPGSPYFAKDKHRLYVKSGDRFHTWDDIDVDTAVAHMDYCTDKDHVLHLYHSLSYANGSRGELLAWLQEIYPHVHGWWQPDYNESEHGAEQIQGNWYRTDQAVFYCEEIGGSGRSRNETRQIYNLVRGADSASFEVLDDQYGHDAAGVYCTWRKVSDADPQTFEALGGLFGRDAQNIFYNGYAVVGADRDTFQCLLPSGSLGLSKDKNHVYHAQFVRTSRPFGHPDYILEPMPGADAKSFTILSDNGSWTVDQDHVYQWGSLAKKLDRASFTFLFNQG, encoded by the coding sequence ATGACGAGCAACTTGTTTGTAACCGAAGCGAACCGTGTTTTGTTGAAGCAAGAAGAGGGGGAGCCTACACCGATTAAGGGCGGGATCACGAGTGAAGGCTTCTCCATCATTCATAGTTTCTATCGAGGATGGATCCCATTTGGCTATCTACGTGATGTTCAGGGTGTGTGGTGGTTTGACGGCCGCAAGACGAAAGCAACTTTGGTAACTAGAGATGTGGAACAATTCCAGGTACTGGGCGATGATTACGGGTTAGACGCCAAGCATGTTTATCTGGAGGACAAGCTAATCCCCGAATCGAATGCGGCAAGCTTCGAATTACTGCCAGGCTCGCCTTATTTTGCGAAAGACAAGCATCGACTGTATGTAAAGAGCGGAGATCGGTTTCATACGTGGGATGATATTGATGTCGATACCGCCGTGGCTCACATGGATTACTGTACTGATAAGGATCATGTGCTGCATTTATATCATTCGTTATCCTACGCTAATGGCAGTAGAGGTGAATTGCTCGCTTGGCTACAGGAAATTTATCCGCATGTACATGGGTGGTGGCAACCCGACTATAACGAATCAGAACATGGAGCAGAACAGATACAAGGCAATTGGTACAGGACAGATCAAGCAGTCTTTTATTGTGAGGAGATTGGTGGTTCTGGTCGGAGTCGGAATGAAACTCGGCAAATATATAATCTGGTACGCGGTGCAGATTCGGCATCGTTCGAAGTGTTAGATGATCAGTATGGTCATGATGCGGCAGGAGTCTACTGTACTTGGAGAAAAGTTAGCGATGCTGACCCACAAACATTCGAAGCGCTAGGCGGTTTGTTTGGGAGAGATGCTCAGAACATTTTCTATAATGGATATGCTGTCGTTGGAGCCGATCGTGACACATTTCAATGTTTGTTACCATCGGGGTCATTGGGGCTTTCGAAAGATAAAAATCATGTGTACCACGCACAGTTCGTTCGAACAAGTAGACCGTTTGGTCATCCGGATTATATTCTCGAACCAATGCCTGGCGCTGACGCGAAGAGCTTCACGATCTTGTCAGACAATGGAAGCTGGACAGTCGATCAAGATCACGTATATCAGTGGGGAAGCTTGGCTAAGAAGCTTGACCGTGCTAGCTTTACTTTTTTGTTTAATCAAGGGTAG